One stretch of Actinomycetota bacterium DNA includes these proteins:
- a CDS encoding DUF6483 family protein, translated as MYQRDYLMRQIEQVGRMLAAIMGLAKAGRGDEALGMFDEAYKPLIGVGSRVVAVLDDGQLVDLLTSGSNPDLRRVALALELLKAEADLYQGAGQPGEAALRYRRALALAGCLAARSERLLDQRLAGELLDRAGELELSAAQRLATARVLEALGRYADAEDALFELIDERPLDPGPVEEAIAFCQRLRPLEPERLVAGGLSPAEVNDTLAELLRREPAVGEGG; from the coding sequence CTGTACCAGCGCGACTACCTGATGCGCCAGATCGAGCAGGTCGGGCGGATGCTCGCCGCCATTATGGGGCTGGCCAAGGCCGGGCGGGGGGACGAGGCGCTGGGCATGTTCGACGAGGCGTACAAGCCGCTGATCGGGGTCGGGAGCCGGGTCGTGGCCGTGCTCGACGACGGGCAGCTGGTGGACCTGCTCACCTCCGGGTCGAACCCGGACCTGCGGCGGGTGGCGCTGGCCCTCGAGCTGCTCAAGGCCGAGGCCGACCTGTACCAGGGGGCCGGCCAGCCCGGGGAGGCGGCGCTGCGCTACCGGCGGGCCCTCGCCCTGGCCGGCTGCCTGGCCGCGCGGTCCGAGCGGCTGCTCGACCAGCGGCTGGCCGGCGAGCTGCTGGACCGGGCCGGGGAGCTGGAACTGTCGGCGGCCCAGCGCCTGGCCACAGCCAGGGTGCTGGAGGCGCTGGGGCGCTACGCCGACGCCGAGGACGCCCTGTTCGAGCTGATCGACGAGCGGCCCTTGGACCCCGGGCCGGTCGAGGAGGCGATCGCCTTCTGCCAGCGCCTGCGCCCGCTGGAGCCGGAGCGGCTGGTCGCCGGCGGCCTCTCCCCCGCCGAGGTCAACGACACCCTGGCCGAGCTGCTGCGCCGCGAGCCGGCCGTCGGCGAGGGTGGCTAG
- a CDS encoding AI-2E family transporter: MSDHERPEVPPALRRLAAWSWRLLVVLAAAGLVLYLFILLKVIVVPVIVALFLATLLVPLVDWLQARGWKHLPAVLAVFGGAVLLIAAIIAGFVPLIGNELETLRQRADEGVAEVQRYIASRPFGLSEADLNRYLDQARERFTENSSGLTRGAVAGVTVVGEVVTGLILCLFLTFFFVKDSERFTRWILDFAGRHREAHLREIGTRSAIAVSGYLRGQATVGLVDGLFIGIGLAVLGVPLVVPLAFLTFVAAFLPLVGAFVAGALAALVALVTKGLTTALLVVGLTVLVQQLEGHLLAPLLLGRAVSLHPVVIILALAAGAILGGIIGAFLAVPIAAVVTAVGTYLRGEPAGEPADAGEPEPETSGRT; encoded by the coding sequence ATGAGCGACCACGAACGGCCGGAGGTTCCCCCGGCGCTGCGGCGGCTGGCCGCCTGGAGCTGGCGGCTGCTGGTCGTGCTGGCCGCCGCCGGGCTCGTGCTCTACCTGTTCATCCTGCTCAAGGTCATCGTCGTGCCGGTGATCGTGGCCCTGTTCCTGGCCACCCTGCTGGTCCCCCTGGTGGACTGGCTCCAGGCCCGCGGCTGGAAGCACCTGCCGGCGGTGCTGGCCGTCTTCGGCGGGGCCGTGCTGCTGATCGCGGCCATCATCGCCGGGTTCGTCCCGCTGATCGGCAACGAGCTGGAGACGCTGCGCCAGCGGGCCGATGAGGGCGTGGCCGAGGTCCAGCGCTACATCGCCTCACGCCCGTTCGGGCTCAGCGAGGCCGACCTCAACCGCTATCTGGACCAGGCCCGCGAGCGCTTCACCGAGAACTCGAGCGGCCTGACCCGGGGCGCGGTCGCGGGCGTGACCGTGGTCGGGGAGGTCGTCACCGGGCTGATCCTGTGTCTGTTCCTGACCTTCTTCTTCGTCAAGGACTCCGAGCGCTTCACCCGCTGGATCCTCGACTTCGCCGGCCGCCACCGCGAGGCCCACCTGCGCGAGATCGGCACCCGCTCGGCCATCGCGGTCAGCGGGTATCTGCGCGGCCAGGCCACCGTGGGCCTGGTCGACGGCCTGTTCATCGGGATCGGGCTGGCGGTGCTGGGCGTCCCCTTGGTCGTCCCGCTGGCCTTCTTGACCTTTGTGGCCGCGTTCCTGCCGCTGGTCGGCGCGTTCGTCGCCGGCGCCCTGGCCGCTCTGGTCGCCCTGGTCACCAAGGGCCTGACGACCGCCCTGCTGGTGGTCGGCCTGACGGTGCTGGTGCAGCAGCTGGAGGGCCACCTGCTGGCCCCGCTGCTGCTGGGCCGGGCGGTGTCTCTGCACCCGGTGGTGATCATCCTCGCCCTGGCCGCCGGGGCCATCCTCGGCGGCATCATCGGGGCGTTCCTGGCCGTGCCGATCGCCGCCGTGGTCACCGCCGTCGGCACCTACCTGCGCGGCGAACCGGCCGGCGAGCCCGCGGACGCGGGCGAGCCGGAACCCGAGACCAGCGGCCGGACGTGA
- a CDS encoding MFS transporter, translating to MVLVVFIVMAGAGLVLPILPLFARSFGVGYGAVGLLVSAYGLARLVFDLAAGRIVDRLGERATAAGGLAVIAAGSALTGIASSFAMAVAAWAAAGVGSAIALAALYTRVLRVVPTQQMARTLGIFYGAFNTGFVAGGAASGVVAHRLGLAGPLLVNAVVVAMAAVLWLVLDSAARPGPAPAEGIPRPTSAEGGGLARLLRTPGLVPVVVTNFAYLWMVAVVFDTLVPLFASDVLGLSTVGIGVLFAIALTAELVVLYPAGSVADQRGRKPVLVPALAGLAVATAAIGLAPTPLLLGVVLAVLGVMSGAAGVPPGAMLSDVAPAQVSGTAVGVFRFCGDLGFTVGPLLAGWAVPVVGFGWAFVLAAVPTAVALALILRTPETLRPSGVT from the coding sequence GTGGTCCTGGTCGTCTTCATCGTGATGGCGGGGGCGGGGCTGGTCCTGCCGATCCTGCCGTTGTTCGCCCGGTCCTTCGGCGTCGGCTACGGCGCCGTGGGCCTGCTGGTGTCGGCCTACGGCCTGGCCCGTCTGGTCTTCGACCTGGCCGCGGGTCGGATCGTCGACCGCCTTGGCGAGCGGGCCACGGCGGCGGGTGGGCTGGCGGTGATCGCGGCCGGCTCCGCGCTGACCGGGATCGCCTCCAGCTTCGCGATGGCGGTGGCCGCCTGGGCGGCCGCCGGGGTCGGCTCGGCCATCGCCCTGGCCGCCTTGTACACCCGCGTGCTACGGGTCGTCCCGACCCAGCAGATGGCCCGCACCCTGGGGATCTTCTACGGCGCGTTCAACACCGGCTTCGTGGCCGGCGGGGCCGCCAGTGGCGTGGTCGCCCACCGCCTCGGCCTGGCCGGGCCGTTGCTCGTCAACGCTGTGGTGGTGGCCATGGCCGCCGTCCTGTGGCTGGTCCTCGACTCCGCCGCCCGGCCCGGCCCGGCGCCGGCCGAGGGCATCCCCCGGCCGACCTCCGCCGAGGGCGGCGGCCTGGCCCGGCTGCTGCGGACTCCCGGGCTGGTCCCGGTGGTGGTGACGAACTTCGCCTACCTGTGGATGGTGGCGGTGGTGTTCGACACCCTCGTCCCACTGTTCGCCAGTGACGTGCTCGGGCTGTCGACGGTGGGGATCGGGGTGCTGTTCGCGATCGCGCTGACGGCCGAGCTCGTGGTCCTCTACCCGGCCGGCAGCGTCGCCGACCAGCGCGGCCGCAAGCCCGTGCTGGTGCCGGCGCTCGCCGGGCTGGCCGTGGCCACCGCCGCGATCGGTCTGGCCCCGACCCCACTGCTGCTCGGTGTGGTGCTGGCGGTGCTCGGCGTGATGTCGGGCGCGGCCGGAGTGCCGCCGGGCGCGATGCTGTCCGACGTCGCGCCGGCCCAGGTGTCAGGGACCGCCGTGGGCGTGTTCCGGTTCTGCGGCGACCTCGGGTTCACCGTGGGGCCGCTCCTGGCGGGCTGGGCGGTCCCGGTGGTCGGGTTCGGCTGGGCGTTCGTTCTGGCCGCGGTGCCCACGGCGGTCGCGCTGGCCCTGATCCTGCGAACCCCCGAGACGCTCCGACCCTCCGGGGTCACCTGA
- the rpmB gene encoding 50S ribosomal protein L28 has translation MAAVCDICGKHPGFGMKVSFSHKRSPRRWNPNIQRIRILEGRTPRRRNVCTSCIKANKVRRAV, from the coding sequence ATGGCCGCCGTCTGCGACATCTGCGGCAAGCACCCGGGCTTCGGCATGAAGGTGAGCTTCTCCCACAAGCGGAGCCCGCGGCGCTGGAACCCCAACATCCAGCGCATCCGCATCCTGGAAGGTCGGACGCCGCGCCGCCGCAACGTCTGCACCTCCTGCATCAAGGCCAACAAGGTCCGCCGGGCGGTCTAG
- a CDS encoding helicase-related protein: protein MAETRAPDPLGTPLAKAPGVSAPLARTLEESFGYRTVRDLLEHYPRRYLTRGELTDLAHAKKGAEVTLVGTVRNLAKKQPRRNLRILEVRVVDDSGAWVCTWFNQPWHAQKLTVGTVAAFSGKLAWKAGRLGMANPGYEVLREGDDPEGFANEVIPVYPASKEVSSGRIRRAVGALLDRYGDVPDFVPEPLRRAHGLPGRAGALEAIHRPGDRKEATRARDRLVYDELFVLQVGLALRRRAQEAGQHGQPLQTDGDLTKRLLASLPYQLTGAQSRVMAEIGADLSRPKPMHRLLQGEVGSGKAQPIHSLVLTPSGFKRMGAIEVGDEVVNPTGEITVVTGVFPQGLRDTWRVVFSDGTSAECDDEHLWLVKTSCGWHRGDTPHVRTTRELRRDLTKRNGSSKWYIPVAAAAELECGEERPMDPYLLGLLLGDGSFRANLMISTADQEIVEAVAEALPPDCYLKREPSRPYDYLIRRRFRTNQYDPHPVAAALKRLGLRGARSRDKHVPRAYLIAPSKVRHAVLQGLLDTDGTLNAEQGSNVTFLSASRQLAADVQWLVASLGGVARLRPVKKVGEVHFLVSVRLPNEYPPFRLRRKAELLRPPTKYHRFRRAIRRIEHVGLRPVQCISVAHPNQLYVTDHFAVTHNTVVSLWALLCAVQSGMQGAIMAPTEVLADQHGINLRGLLEPLGEGGGLFGGPRVEVLTAATTGAARQRILDGVAAGEVDLLVGTHALLSEGVEFRRLGAVVVDEQHRFGVHQRVRLREKGDSPHVLIMTATPIPRTLALTLYGDLDVSTLDELPPGRTPIATHVVADATLRERAYTRVREEVAAGHQAYVVCALKDESDKVEVRSAKAEAERLRAEVFPDLQLGLVYGDMPAREKEATMDRFRAGEVDVLVSTTVIEVGVDVPNATVMLIEDADRFGLSQLHQLRGRVGRGRAPGLCILFADPLTDEGRARMDAIARTNDGFELANEDLRIRGEGTVFDARQSGLSDLKLARLVEDFDWVRRARADAFALVEADPELAGPDHRRLRQEVLARLGDGRAEWLARG, encoded by the coding sequence GTGGCCGAGACCCGAGCTCCCGACCCGCTCGGCACCCCGCTGGCCAAGGCCCCCGGGGTGTCGGCGCCGCTGGCCAGGACCCTGGAGGAGTCGTTCGGCTACCGCACCGTCCGTGACCTGCTGGAGCACTACCCGCGGCGCTACCTGACCAGGGGCGAGCTCACCGACCTGGCCCACGCCAAGAAGGGCGCCGAGGTCACCCTCGTCGGCACCGTCCGCAACCTGGCCAAGAAGCAGCCCCGGCGCAACCTCCGCATCCTCGAGGTCCGGGTGGTCGACGACAGCGGCGCCTGGGTCTGCACCTGGTTCAACCAGCCCTGGCACGCCCAGAAGCTGACCGTGGGCACGGTCGCCGCCTTCTCGGGCAAGCTCGCCTGGAAGGCCGGCCGCCTCGGCATGGCCAACCCCGGCTACGAGGTCCTGCGCGAGGGCGACGACCCCGAGGGGTTCGCCAACGAGGTCATCCCCGTCTACCCGGCCAGCAAGGAGGTCTCCTCGGGCCGGATCCGCCGGGCCGTCGGCGCCCTCCTCGACCGCTACGGCGACGTCCCCGACTTCGTGCCCGAGCCGCTGCGCCGGGCCCACGGCCTGCCCGGCCGGGCCGGCGCCCTTGAGGCCATCCACCGCCCCGGCGACCGCAAGGAGGCGACCCGGGCCCGCGACCGCCTGGTCTACGACGAGCTGTTCGTCCTCCAGGTCGGCCTGGCCCTGCGCCGCCGCGCCCAGGAGGCCGGCCAGCACGGCCAGCCCCTCCAGACCGACGGCGACCTCACCAAGCGCCTCCTGGCCAGCCTCCCCTACCAGCTCACCGGCGCCCAGTCCCGGGTCATGGCCGAGATCGGCGCCGACCTGTCCCGTCCCAAGCCGATGCACCGTCTCCTCCAGGGGGAGGTCGGCAGCGGCAAGGCCCAACCCATCCACTCGCTGGTGCTCACGCCGAGCGGATTCAAGCGGATGGGTGCCATCGAGGTCGGTGACGAGGTTGTCAACCCGACGGGGGAGATCACCGTCGTGACCGGCGTGTTCCCCCAAGGCCTCCGTGACACCTGGCGGGTGGTGTTCTCGGACGGCACCAGCGCCGAGTGCGACGACGAGCATCTGTGGCTGGTCAAGACGTCCTGCGGTTGGCACCGGGGCGACACGCCGCATGTCAGGACGACCCGCGAGCTGCGACGCGATCTCACCAAGAGGAACGGCTCCTCCAAGTGGTACATCCCGGTGGCGGCCGCCGCCGAGCTGGAGTGCGGCGAGGAGCGTCCGATGGACCCCTACCTCCTCGGGCTGCTCCTCGGCGACGGCTCCTTCCGGGCGAATCTGATGATCTCGACGGCTGACCAGGAGATCGTGGAGGCCGTTGCCGAGGCGCTACCGCCGGACTGCTACCTCAAGCGCGAGCCGTCCAGGCCGTACGACTACCTCATCCGACGTCGGTTCCGGACGAACCAGTACGACCCACATCCGGTGGCTGCCGCCCTGAAGCGGCTCGGCCTGCGTGGCGCGCGCTCTCGCGACAAGCACGTCCCTCGGGCCTATCTGATCGCTCCGAGCAAGGTGCGCCACGCGGTGCTGCAGGGGCTGCTCGACACCGACGGCACGCTCAACGCAGAGCAGGGCAGCAACGTCACCTTCCTCTCGGCGTCCCGGCAGCTCGCTGCCGACGTTCAGTGGCTGGTCGCGTCCCTCGGGGGCGTCGCTCGGCTCCGTCCGGTCAAGAAGGTAGGCGAGGTCCACTTCCTCGTCAGTGTCCGGCTCCCGAACGAGTACCCCCCGTTCCGGCTGCGCCGGAAGGCCGAGCTGCTGCGGCCGCCGACGAAGTACCATCGGTTCCGGCGGGCGATCCGCAGGATCGAGCACGTCGGCCTCAGGCCCGTCCAGTGCATCTCGGTCGCGCATCCGAACCAGCTCTACGTCACCGATCATTTCGCGGTCACCCATAACACGGTGGTGTCCCTCTGGGCCCTGCTGTGCGCGGTGCAGTCGGGGATGCAGGGAGCGATCATGGCCCCGACCGAGGTGCTGGCCGACCAGCACGGCATCAACCTCCGGGGGCTGCTGGAGCCGCTGGGGGAGGGCGGGGGGCTGTTCGGGGGGCCGCGGGTCGAGGTGCTGACGGCGGCCACCACCGGGGCGGCCCGGCAGCGGATCCTGGACGGGGTGGCCGCCGGCGAGGTCGACCTGCTGGTCGGCACCCACGCGCTGCTGTCGGAGGGGGTGGAGTTCCGGCGGCTGGGCGCGGTCGTGGTCGACGAGCAGCACCGCTTCGGCGTCCACCAGCGGGTGCGGCTGCGCGAGAAGGGCGACAGCCCGCACGTGCTGATCATGACCGCGACCCCGATCCCGCGGACGCTGGCCCTGACCCTGTACGGCGACCTGGACGTGTCCACCCTTGACGAGCTGCCGCCGGGCCGGACCCCGATCGCCACCCACGTGGTCGCCGACGCCACCCTGCGGGAGCGGGCCTATACGCGGGTCCGGGAGGAGGTGGCCGCCGGCCACCAGGCGTACGTGGTCTGCGCCCTCAAGGACGAGTCGGACAAGGTCGAGGTCCGCTCGGCCAAGGCCGAGGCCGAGCGGCTCCGGGCCGAGGTCTTCCCTGATCTACAACTCGGGCTGGTCTACGGCGACATGCCGGCCCGCGAGAAGGAGGCGACCATGGACCGCTTCCGGGCCGGCGAGGTCGACGTGCTCGTCTCCACCACCGTGATCGAGGTCGGCGTCGACGTGCCCAACGCCACCGTGATGCTGATCGAGGACGCCGACCGCTTCGGCCTGTCCCAGCTCCACCAGCTCCGGGGGCGGGTCGGGCGGGGCCGGGCCCCCGGGCTGTGCATCCTGTTCGCCGACCCCCTGACCGACGAGGGCCGGGCCCGCATGGACGCCATCGCCCGCACCAACGACGGCTTCGAGCTGGCCAACGAGGACCTGCGCATCCGCGGCGAGGGCACCGTGTTCGACGCCCGCCAGTCGGGCCTCTCCGACCTCAAGCTGGCCCGCCTGGTCGAGGACTTCGACTGGGTCCGGCGGGCCCGGGCCGACGCCTTCGCGCTGGTCGAGGCCGACCCGGAGCTGGCCGGCCCCGACCACCGGCGGCTGCGCCAGGAGGTGCTGGCCCGCCTCGGCGACGGCCGCGCCGAGTGGCTGGCCCGCGGGTAG
- a CDS encoding helix-turn-helix domain-containing protein, which yields MSSDDRGWSDEDQLVQYLAEFGFNRNEARIYLAALGRPPLRVAELAELGDVNRPKAYDALRQLVDKGLFSEVSGSGHGQVARFQAADPMLVVQRLRHQSALEQADRVQDTALLVADLFARYYEAPQGDDPFEYVELIRNSDAAWARRDAITAGAEKEVVQARRMTPPGTGPRAGDEVGVREGVSYRALYETGFLDFPQFVARLAEREQRGEQIRFVDKVPVGLTAVDRRKCLLSLNPTGLVSGQGSWVVLEQPALAHLLTDAFDLLWDSATPGPLQ from the coding sequence ATGTCGAGCGACGACCGTGGCTGGTCGGACGAGGACCAGCTCGTCCAGTACCTGGCCGAGTTCGGCTTCAACCGCAACGAGGCCCGGATCTACCTGGCCGCCCTCGGCCGTCCGCCGCTGCGGGTCGCCGAGCTGGCCGAGCTGGGCGACGTCAACCGGCCCAAGGCCTACGACGCCCTGCGCCAGCTGGTCGACAAGGGGCTGTTCTCGGAGGTCAGCGGGTCGGGGCACGGCCAGGTGGCCCGCTTCCAGGCCGCCGACCCGATGCTGGTCGTGCAGCGCCTGCGCCACCAGAGCGCGCTCGAGCAGGCCGACCGGGTCCAGGACACCGCGCTGCTGGTCGCCGACCTGTTCGCCCGCTACTACGAGGCCCCCCAGGGCGACGACCCGTTCGAGTACGTGGAGCTGATCCGCAACTCCGACGCCGCCTGGGCCCGCCGCGACGCCATCACCGCCGGCGCCGAGAAAGAGGTCGTCCAGGCCCGCCGGATGACCCCGCCGGGGACCGGGCCGCGGGCCGGCGACGAGGTCGGCGTCCGCGAGGGGGTCAGCTACCGGGCCCTGTACGAGACCGGGTTCCTCGACTTCCCGCAGTTCGTGGCCCGGCTGGCCGAGCGCGAGCAGCGCGGCGAGCAGATCCGCTTCGTCGACAAGGTGCCGGTCGGCCTGACCGCCGTCGACCGCCGCAAGTGCCTGCTCAGCCTCAACCCGACCGGGCTGGTCAGCGGGCAGGGGAGCTGGGTCGTGCTGGAGCAGCCGGCCCTGGCCCACCTGCTCACCGACGCCTTCGACCTGCTGTGGGACTCGGCCACGCCAGGTCCCCTCCAGTAG
- a CDS encoding helix-turn-helix domain-containing protein produces MRLAPVVPSGKDRSLTQSDDSDLIDRLVRHGLGQGEARCYVGMLAQRAFKVSEVAAEAGLPRSRAYELIRSLVRFGLCTEVAGGSGVARFRAVPPNEAIGRLEASKAEQARRRDRALTGLAEALTLRTGPTPGAGEEPLEMLRRREQLLGVMATEVCRARQEVLTIVNTSWEPADCPGMRDRLAAGVRFRTIFDRDSLEHDPHREWVAAFADDDGFEVRVVDRVETLYLLVDRYVVLLNLTVPGSGSPGSHAESLLMRHAGLGEILHDAFERTWVQGAPFEQALEADGAPALVGATASARGHAPIRWRGSHASNGRSASSG; encoded by the coding sequence TTGCGGCTCGCTCCTGTTGTCCCCTCTGGGAAGGACAGATCGCTGACCCAGTCCGATGACTCGGATCTGATCGACCGGCTCGTCCGACATGGCCTCGGCCAGGGCGAGGCCCGCTGCTACGTCGGCATGCTGGCCCAGCGGGCGTTCAAGGTCAGCGAGGTCGCCGCCGAGGCCGGCCTGCCAAGGTCGCGGGCGTACGAGCTGATCCGTTCGCTGGTCCGCTTCGGGCTCTGCACCGAGGTGGCCGGAGGCAGCGGGGTCGCCCGCTTCCGGGCCGTCCCGCCCAACGAGGCCATCGGCCGGCTGGAGGCGTCCAAGGCCGAGCAGGCCCGCCGGCGCGACCGGGCCCTCACCGGCCTGGCCGAGGCGCTCACCCTCCGCACCGGCCCGACACCCGGGGCCGGCGAGGAGCCGCTGGAGATGCTGCGCCGCCGCGAGCAGCTCCTCGGCGTCATGGCCACGGAGGTCTGCCGGGCCCGCCAGGAGGTGCTGACGATCGTCAACACCTCCTGGGAGCCGGCCGACTGCCCGGGGATGCGCGACCGCCTGGCCGCCGGGGTCCGCTTCCGCACCATCTTCGACCGCGACTCCCTGGAGCACGACCCGCACCGGGAGTGGGTGGCCGCCTTCGCCGACGACGACGGGTTCGAGGTCCGGGTCGTCGACCGCGTCGAGACCCTGTACCTGCTCGTCGACCGGTACGTCGTGCTCCTCAACCTGACCGTCCCGGGCTCCGGGTCGCCCGGCAGCCATGCCGAGAGCCTGCTGATGCGCCACGCCGGCCTCGGCGAGATCCTCCACGACGCCTTCGAGCGCACCTGGGTGCAGGGCGCCCCTTTTGAGCAGGCCCTCGAGGCGGACGGCGCACCCGCCCTCGTGGGCGCAACGGCCAGCGCGCGCGGCCACGCCCCGATCCGGTGGCGCGGTTCGCACGCCAGCAACGGCCGCTCGGCCTCGTCTGGCTGA